Proteins found in one Lachancea thermotolerans CBS 6340 chromosome C complete sequence genomic segment:
- the MZM1 gene encoding Mzm1p (similar to uniprot|Q03429 YDR493W Saccharomyces cerevisiae FMP36): MSTSSMALAAYRNGLRATKVAFGQDLRMLQAARSKMREGMANPPNPELAPEQQIQHLNEVSQFLRRNIVQGKRGEGDKYTLNIHKETELGDNETIKTTKKTLVSRGGGCCGGGQGLYK, encoded by the coding sequence ATGAGCACTAGTTCCATGGCGCTAGCAGCATACAGGAATGGCCTCAGAGCCACCAAGGTTGCTTTCGGGCAAGACCTTCGCATGCTTCAGGCCGCGAGGTCGAAAATGAGAGAGGGCATGGCAAACCCACCAAACCCCGAGCTGGCTCCCGAGCAACAGATACAGCATCTAAACGAGGTTTCGCAGTTTCTGAGGCGCAACATTGTCCAAGGAAAGCGTGGCGAAGGAGACAAATACACGCTCAACATCCACAAAGAGACGGAGCTTGGCGACAACGAGACTATCAAAACCACAAAGAAAACGCTAGTTTCCCGGGGCGGCGGGTGCTGCGGTGGCGGCCAGGGTCTCTACAAATAG